A stretch of Thermotoga sp. SG1 DNA encodes these proteins:
- a CDS encoding HPP family protein → MRVKDAVIYDISAVFEDETVETVIKLLSRQNLSGIPVVDHDMRVVGFVSESDLIKALVPSYFSLLRSASFIPDTNQLIRNIVKIKDKPISNYMSKPPVVVKEDDPLIVAADYLIRHGFKALPVVDDSMQLVGIVRRIDILKVVSEGKLEI, encoded by the coding sequence ATGAGAGTGAAGGATGCCGTTATTTATGATATATCAGCTGTATTCGAAGATGAAACTGTGGAAACGGTCATAAAACTTCTGTCAAGGCAGAATCTCTCTGGAATACCCGTTGTCGACCACGACATGCGAGTTGTGGGGTTTGTCAGTGAGAGTGATCTGATAAAGGCCCTGGTTCCCAGTTATTTTTCTCTTCTCAGATCCGCTTCTTTCATCCCGGACACCAACCAGTTGATCAGAAATATAGTCAAAATAAAGGACAAACCCATATCGAATTACATGAGCAAACCACCTGTTGTGGTGAAGGAGGACGACCCTCTCATAGTGGCGGCGGATTATCTCATAAGACATGGTTTCAAGGCACTACCTGTGGTCGATGATAGTATGCAACTTGTCGGTATCGTCAGAAGGATAGACATTCTGAAAGTGGTTTCGGAGGGGAAGCTTGAGATATGA
- the pheT gene encoding phenylalanine--tRNA ligase subunit beta — protein sequence MRVPESWLREFIDLDWDIEKIAERLTFSGTSVEDILRPFNVSGEIVTARIVETFHHPGSDKLLVCKVDTGKRVYTVVTADKTVKEKDHVILALEGAVLNNGIKIEPREFGGVISEGMLCSLEELGLEEKSDRVYRFPEPVAPGVNVIKEFGLDERVLDLEITPNRPDCLSILGVARELSALSGKPLKKPSPRVSFVDEEIHFDVIVEDVDGCPRYTARIVKGVTVKDSPLWLKARLVASGMRSLNSVVDVTNYVMLELGHPVHAFDMNRLKNKRIVVKTAKGGERVVLLDEKEYELKGGEVLITDGENILALGGIMGGMESGVYEDTRDLVLEVAYFDPVRIRKASKAHGISSESSYRFERGVDPNDADLVSLRLSEMIQKLAGGVVLRKFWDVYPKKIEPKRVFLRKERVEKILGTKVEEPGRILERLEFQVKSVEDGYEVVVPTFRPDVEREIDLIEEIGRINGYEKIEPRVISLPAVNTGWNRKQLFRKEISHFMKGMGFDEIVSFSFLNSEKMRKWPVVKREPILLTNPISSDMDAMRYTLFHSMIQVLSENFKRQNRNLKLFEIGKIYYREGGEYREVETLSAAACGLENPDDYTDKRKVSFYTVKGILDELFQRYGVRAEYREAELTGFFPTRTARIFSEGKELGFLGMVDPKLLDEYDVKEETYFFEIDLETFMELASEEPAYRPTPKFPAVRRDVSFLLPRGFKSLEILNLFRKVGESLVEEVGVFDVYEGKGVPEGMVSVTFYVIFRHPERTLTDEEVNQIFERMVQRAEEKFGVKRRF from the coding sequence GTGCGGGTACCAGAGTCGTGGCTCAGAGAATTCATAGATCTGGACTGGGACATAGAGAAAATAGCAGAAAGGCTTACTTTCTCAGGAACGAGTGTGGAAGACATTCTGAGACCCTTCAACGTGTCCGGTGAAATCGTTACAGCCAGGATAGTTGAAACTTTCCATCATCCTGGATCTGACAAACTCCTAGTGTGCAAAGTGGATACTGGGAAGAGGGTATACACGGTTGTTACAGCCGACAAAACGGTGAAGGAAAAAGATCATGTAATACTTGCTCTCGAAGGAGCCGTGCTGAACAATGGTATCAAGATAGAACCACGCGAGTTTGGAGGAGTTATCTCAGAAGGTATGCTGTGTTCCCTCGAGGAGTTGGGTTTGGAAGAAAAATCCGACCGTGTGTATCGATTCCCTGAACCAGTAGCTCCTGGTGTGAATGTGATAAAAGAGTTTGGCTTGGACGAGAGGGTACTCGATCTTGAGATCACACCGAACAGGCCAGATTGTCTTTCCATCTTGGGGGTGGCAAGAGAACTTTCCGCTTTGAGTGGGAAACCTCTGAAGAAACCTTCTCCCAGGGTTTCGTTTGTGGATGAAGAAATTCATTTCGATGTGATCGTGGAGGATGTTGATGGTTGTCCGAGATACACCGCCCGCATAGTGAAAGGGGTTACCGTGAAGGACTCCCCGCTTTGGTTGAAAGCAAGACTCGTTGCCTCAGGAATGAGATCACTGAACAGCGTAGTCGATGTAACTAACTACGTGATGCTCGAACTTGGACATCCTGTTCACGCGTTCGACATGAACAGGCTCAAAAACAAGAGGATAGTCGTGAAGACCGCGAAGGGTGGAGAAAGAGTTGTTCTGCTCGACGAGAAGGAGTACGAGTTGAAAGGTGGAGAGGTTCTGATAACCGATGGGGAAAACATCCTAGCTCTCGGTGGTATCATGGGTGGAATGGAATCCGGTGTGTATGAAGACACAAGGGATCTGGTGCTCGAAGTGGCTTACTTCGATCCAGTCAGAATAAGAAAGGCGTCCAAGGCACATGGAATCAGTTCTGAGTCTTCTTACAGGTTCGAGCGTGGTGTCGATCCCAACGATGCAGACCTGGTATCTTTGAGACTTTCAGAGATGATCCAGAAACTCGCTGGGGGTGTTGTACTTAGAAAATTCTGGGATGTGTATCCGAAGAAGATAGAACCAAAGAGGGTGTTTCTCAGAAAAGAGAGAGTCGAAAAGATTTTGGGGACAAAGGTCGAAGAGCCTGGCAGAATACTCGAGCGTCTGGAGTTTCAGGTGAAAAGTGTGGAGGATGGGTACGAAGTCGTGGTTCCTACTTTCAGGCCGGACGTAGAAAGAGAGATAGACCTGATCGAGGAAATAGGGAGGATAAACGGCTATGAAAAGATAGAACCCAGGGTTATAAGCTTGCCCGCCGTGAACACTGGCTGGAACAGAAAGCAGCTTTTCAGGAAAGAGATTTCTCACTTCATGAAAGGAATGGGATTTGACGAGATTGTGAGTTTTTCTTTCCTGAACTCTGAAAAGATGAGAAAATGGCCTGTTGTAAAAAGAGAACCGATCCTTCTTACAAATCCCATCTCTTCGGATATGGACGCGATGCGATACACGCTCTTTCACAGCATGATTCAGGTGCTGTCTGAGAATTTCAAGAGACAGAACAGAAATCTCAAACTCTTTGAGATCGGGAAGATCTACTACAGAGAGGGCGGTGAGTACAGAGAAGTTGAAACGTTGTCGGCCGCGGCCTGTGGACTGGAGAATCCAGACGACTACACCGACAAAAGGAAGGTATCTTTCTATACAGTGAAAGGAATTCTTGACGAGCTGTTTCAAAGATACGGCGTACGTGCCGAGTACAGAGAAGCAGAACTGACAGGGTTCTTCCCGACGAGAACCGCTCGTATCTTCTCTGAGGGAAAAGAACTTGGGTTTCTGGGAATGGTCGATCCAAAGCTTCTTGATGAATATGACGTTAAAGAAGAAACTTACTTCTTTGAAATTGATCTGGAGACATTCATGGAGCTTGCTTCAGAGGAACCTGCTTATAGACCCACCCCGAAATTCCCTGCTGTTCGAAGAGACGTTTCCTTTTTGCTTCCAAGAGGATTCAAATCCCTCGAAATACTGAACCTCTTCAGAAAAGTGGGTGAGTCTCTCGTGGAAGAGGTGGGAGTGTTCGACGTTTACGAAGGAAAGGGCGTCCCGGAAGGTATGGTGAGTGTTACCTTCTATGTGATATTCAGACATCCAGAAAGAACACTGACGGATGAAGAGGTGAATCAGATCTTCGAAAGAATGGTTCAGCGTGCAGAAGAGAAATTCGGCGTGAAGAGAAGATTCTAA
- a CDS encoding ATP-binding cassette domain-containing protein, which yields MKRKKERTMKDERSPITFDHFSVFANGEQILEDITISFVKGINVLYGSRGSGKSTLLRAVVKLNDEILEGVTEGGTVYLFGQDVRELDDTYVRKKALYLDTSFIDAMNHYSFEEFLGLSLKKKVDLEKISERLDDLGILRMLTLGRKTPLSVFSPAEKISLLLFILEQKQPEIILMDCLLDHLDDENLERIIGTFFKMKKDRTFIISTRILQRFLYIADLLVMLNDGRINYTGTPRDFVLKM from the coding sequence ATGAAAAGAAAGAAAGAGAGAACAATGAAAGACGAAAGATCTCCGATAACGTTTGATCATTTCTCTGTTTTCGCCAACGGAGAGCAAATTTTAGAAGATATCACCATTTCCTTTGTTAAAGGAATAAATGTTCTGTATGGGTCCCGGGGTTCAGGTAAATCCACCCTTCTTCGAGCGGTTGTCAAGTTGAATGATGAAATACTGGAAGGTGTGACGGAAGGCGGAACGGTTTATCTTTTCGGACAGGATGTGAGAGAACTCGATGACACCTATGTAAGAAAGAAGGCTCTGTACCTTGATACGAGTTTCATCGACGCCATGAACCATTACAGTTTCGAAGAGTTTTTGGGGTTGAGTTTGAAGAAGAAGGTGGATCTTGAAAAAATCTCCGAAAGACTGGATGATCTGGGAATATTGAGAATGCTGACGCTGGGACGCAAAACCCCCCTTTCTGTTTTTTCACCCGCCGAAAAGATTTCCCTCCTCCTTTTCATACTGGAACAGAAGCAACCCGAGATCATACTGATGGATTGTCTGCTGGATCACCTCGACGATGAAAATCTTGAAAGAATCATCGGTACGTTCTTCAAGATGAAAAAAGATAGGACCTTCATCATTTCCACACGCATCCTCCAGAGGTTTCTCTACATTGCGGATTTGTTGGTGATGTTGAATGATGGTAGAATCAATTATACGGGAACTCCCAGAGATTTTGTTTTGAAGATGTGA
- a CDS encoding 1-phosphofructokinase family hexose kinase: MVLTVTLNPALDREIFIDDFQVNKLYRLRDLSRSQMTPGGKGINVSVALSRLGVPSVATGFVGGHIGRILVEELRKISNLITTNFVYVDGETRENIEIIDEKNQTITAINFPGPEIGEDDLNHFLRRYRMTLSKVDCVVISGSIPLGVSEDVCYELVKLAREKGIFVFVEQAPRLLERTLTGPEYPNVVKPDLRGNHLALFGMELKTFEDYVRLAEKIAEKSQVAVVSYEVKNDIVATKDGVWIIKSKGEIDASHLLGAGDAYVAGMVYYFVTHGANFLEMAKFGFASALAATRRKEKYMPDLEAIKKEYDHFTVERVK, encoded by the coding sequence ATGGTACTGACCGTCACGTTGAATCCCGCACTGGACCGGGAGATCTTCATAGACGATTTCCAGGTGAACAAATTATACAGGTTGAGAGATCTGAGCAGGTCTCAAATGACACCTGGTGGAAAAGGAATAAACGTTTCCGTAGCCCTTTCAAGGCTCGGGGTTCCTTCAGTAGCCACCGGATTCGTGGGAGGTCACATAGGACGAATTCTTGTAGAGGAACTACGGAAGATCTCGAATCTGATCACCACGAATTTTGTTTACGTGGATGGGGAGACGAGGGAGAACATAGAGATCATAGACGAAAAGAATCAAACCATAACGGCCATAAATTTTCCTGGTCCAGAAATCGGTGAAGATGATCTGAATCATTTTTTGAGAAGGTACAGGATGACCCTCTCGAAGGTCGATTGTGTGGTCATCTCTGGGAGCATACCACTCGGAGTAAGTGAAGACGTCTGTTACGAACTGGTGAAACTTGCGCGTGAGAAGGGAATCTTTGTCTTTGTGGAACAGGCACCCAGATTGCTCGAAAGAACACTGACAGGTCCGGAGTATCCAAACGTGGTGAAACCGGACTTGAGAGGGAATCATCTGGCACTTTTCGGTATGGAGCTCAAAACCTTTGAAGACTACGTTCGGCTTGCAGAGAAGATAGCAGAAAAATCTCAGGTCGCAGTTGTCTCCTACGAGGTGAAAAACGATATAGTTGCCACAAAGGACGGTGTGTGGATCATAAAATCGAAAGGGGAGATAGATGCGTCCCATCTGCTCGGTGCGGGAGATGCTTACGTAGCCGGAATGGTTTACTATTTCGTCACCCACGGAGCGAATTTCCTGGAGATGGCAAAGTTTGGTTTTGCTTCTGCACTCGCTGCAACAAGGAGAAAAGAAAAATACATGCCGGATCTCGAGGCAATAAAAAAGGAATACGATCACTTCACCGTGGAGAGGGTGAAGTAA
- the pheS gene encoding phenylalanine--tRNA ligase subunit alpha: MDVETVEKEAIEKLERVSNVQELELFRVEFFGKKGKITSLMKNLKNLPPEERPAYGKRVNELREKVERLFSEKKKQIEELLERERMEKMRVDVTLPGARRKVGHSHPVLKVMEEIERIFVSMGFDVVEGPEIETTWHNFDALNTPEWHPARDEHDSFYITDELLLRTHTSPVQIRTMLERKPPIAIISPGKVYRRDYDATHLPMFHQVEGLHVDKDLSVAHLKFTLEEFARRMFGENARIRLRPSYFPFTEPSFEVDVYLSGYGWLEILGAGMVDPNVFLNVGYDPEEWTGYAFGMGVERIAMLKYGITDIREFVRNDVRFLSSY; the protein is encoded by the coding sequence ATGGATGTCGAAACCGTTGAAAAGGAAGCGATCGAGAAGCTGGAAAGGGTGTCAAACGTTCAGGAACTGGAACTGTTCAGGGTGGAATTTTTTGGGAAAAAGGGAAAGATCACCAGTTTGATGAAAAATCTCAAGAATCTCCCACCTGAAGAAAGGCCCGCCTATGGAAAGAGAGTGAACGAACTCAGAGAAAAGGTAGAAAGGCTTTTCTCCGAAAAGAAGAAACAAATAGAGGAACTTCTTGAAAGAGAAAGAATGGAGAAGATGCGAGTGGACGTTACACTGCCGGGAGCCAGAAGGAAAGTGGGACACTCTCACCCTGTGTTGAAAGTGATGGAAGAGATAGAGAGGATCTTCGTTTCCATGGGATTTGATGTGGTGGAAGGGCCTGAAATAGAAACAACCTGGCACAATTTCGATGCTTTGAACACTCCAGAGTGGCATCCAGCCCGTGACGAACACGATTCGTTCTATATCACAGATGAGCTTCTTCTGCGCACCCATACCTCCCCCGTTCAGATAAGAACCATGCTGGAAAGAAAGCCTCCGATTGCCATCATATCACCTGGAAAGGTTTACAGACGAGATTATGATGCAACACACCTTCCCATGTTCCACCAGGTTGAAGGATTGCATGTCGATAAGGATCTCAGCGTGGCACACTTGAAATTCACCCTCGAGGAGTTTGCCAGGAGGATGTTTGGAGAAAACGCCAGGATTCGTCTTCGACCAAGCTACTTTCCCTTCACAGAGCCGAGTTTTGAAGTGGATGTGTATCTATCCGGTTATGGATGGCTCGAGATACTCGGTGCAGGAATGGTGGATCCAAACGTGTTTTTGAACGTAGGATACGATCCAGAGGAATGGACGGGATATGCGTTTGGAATGGGTGTTGAAAGGATCGCCATGTTGAAATACGGCATCACTGATATCAGAGAATTTGTGAGAAACGATGTAAGGTTCCTCAGTAGCTACTAA
- a CDS encoding radical SAM protein, with protein sequence MRKPPFIVEYELTTRCNFRCKHCYCEAGEPHPGELSFEEIKELMIDLRKLDVWALDLVGGEPLLHPRLLDILAFGREIGQRLMINTNGSLATREMVQKIKRANPYVLIGVSLEGPDPETNDYVRGKGNFERAVEGIKNFINEGFQVTILNVINRMNWRKFEDMVKLALKLGVNALYVDRFIPVGRGMVHAKELDMNPEEWKRAIRYVLEVVNTYRDRLTFYVEESISGAPCSAGITHASILVEGTVVPCGHFRYNKEYYMGNVREKKFSEIWNEYKPLPSPESCSACPVLKECGGGCKAYYLLKGYEKDEAICAINLSRYNIK encoded by the coding sequence ATGCGAAAACCCCCATTCATAGTAGAGTACGAGTTGACAACAAGATGCAACTTCAGATGCAAGCACTGTTACTGCGAAGCGGGAGAGCCTCATCCAGGCGAGTTGAGTTTCGAGGAGATAAAAGAACTGATGATCGACTTGAGGAAACTCGACGTGTGGGCCCTGGATCTTGTGGGAGGTGAGCCACTTCTCCATCCAAGGCTTCTTGACATACTTGCCTTCGGCAGAGAGATAGGTCAAAGACTCATGATAAACACGAACGGATCCCTTGCCACCAGAGAAATGGTTCAGAAAATAAAAAGAGCCAATCCATATGTACTGATTGGTGTATCGCTGGAGGGACCAGATCCTGAGACGAACGATTATGTGAGAGGAAAGGGCAACTTCGAAAGAGCGGTCGAGGGCATCAAAAATTTCATAAACGAGGGTTTTCAGGTCACGATACTCAACGTGATAAACAGAATGAACTGGAGAAAGTTCGAAGACATGGTAAAACTAGCCCTGAAACTGGGAGTCAATGCTCTGTACGTGGACAGGTTCATCCCGGTTGGAAGAGGAATGGTCCACGCGAAAGAACTGGATATGAATCCTGAAGAATGGAAAAGGGCCATAAGATACGTTCTCGAAGTTGTAAATACTTACAGAGACCGGCTGACGTTCTACGTGGAAGAATCCATATCCGGTGCCCCTTGCTCCGCCGGTATCACCCATGCCTCGATACTCGTTGAAGGAACCGTCGTACCATGCGGACATTTCAGGTACAACAAAGAGTACTACATGGGAAATGTGCGAGAAAAGAAGTTTTCCGAAATATGGAACGAATACAAACCCTTGCCCTCTCCCGAATCATGTTCGGCGTGTCCAGTTTTGAAAGAATGCGGAGGAGGATGCAAGGCGTATTATCTGTTGAAAGGTTACGAGAAAGATGAAGCCATCTGTGCGATAAATCTCTCCAGATACAACATAAAGTAA
- a CDS encoding iron-containing alcohol dehydrogenase, with protein sequence MENFVFHNPTKIIFGRGTIPKIGEEIKNAGIKKVLFLYGGGSIKRNGVYDQVVESLRKHGIEWVEVSGVKPNPVLSKVHEAIEVGRREKVEAVLGVGGGSVIDSAKTVAAGILYEGDIWDAFVGKYVIKEALPVFDVLTISATGTEMNGNAVITNEKTKEKYGVSSRALYPRVSIIDPSVQATLPKEQTVYGAVDAIAHILEYYFDGSSPEISNEIAEGTIRTIMKMTERLLEKPDDYEARANLAWSATIALNGTMAVGRRGGEWACHRIEHSLSALYDIAHGAGLAIVFPAWMRYVYRENPAQFERFARKIFNLEGEGEDLILRGIDSFKNWLRKVGAPVTLKDAGIPEKDIEKIVDNVMLLVEKNLKPKGATLGRVKVLEREDVQEILKIAAK encoded by the coding sequence ATGGAGAATTTTGTCTTTCACAATCCAACAAAGATCATCTTCGGAAGGGGAACGATACCAAAGATAGGTGAGGAGATAAAGAATGCCGGAATAAAGAAAGTGCTCTTTCTCTACGGTGGAGGATCCATAAAAAGGAATGGGGTTTACGATCAGGTGGTCGAATCTCTGAGAAAGCATGGAATAGAGTGGGTGGAGGTCTCCGGTGTCAAGCCGAATCCTGTTCTTTCCAAAGTTCATGAGGCGATAGAGGTTGGAAGAAGAGAGAAGGTAGAGGCTGTGCTCGGTGTTGGCGGCGGAAGTGTGATAGATTCGGCGAAAACGGTGGCAGCTGGTATTCTGTACGAGGGTGACATCTGGGATGCCTTCGTTGGGAAATACGTGATAAAAGAGGCTCTTCCTGTCTTCGATGTGTTGACGATCTCTGCTACAGGAACAGAGATGAACGGAAACGCTGTCATAACGAATGAAAAAACGAAAGAAAAATATGGTGTGAGTTCGAGGGCCCTCTATCCCAGAGTTTCGATCATCGATCCTTCCGTTCAGGCCACACTTCCAAAAGAGCAAACGGTGTACGGAGCGGTGGATGCCATCGCTCACATCCTCGAGTACTACTTCGATGGAAGCAGCCCGGAGATCTCAAACGAGATAGCAGAAGGCACTATCAGAACCATCATGAAGATGACAGAAAGGCTCCTTGAAAAACCGGATGATTACGAAGCAAGGGCCAATCTTGCCTGGAGTGCGACCATAGCCCTGAACGGAACGATGGCCGTTGGAAGAAGAGGCGGAGAATGGGCTTGTCATAGAATAGAGCATTCTCTGAGTGCCCTTTACGACATCGCTCACGGTGCGGGTCTGGCAATCGTCTTTCCTGCATGGATGAGGTACGTGTACAGAGAAAATCCTGCGCAGTTTGAAAGGTTTGCGAGGAAAATATTCAACCTCGAAGGAGAGGGTGAGGATCTCATCCTGAGGGGCATAGATTCGTTCAAGAACTGGCTCAGGAAGGTGGGAGCTCCTGTAACTCTCAAAGATGCTGGTATTCCGGAGAAAGACATCGAAAAGATCGTAGACAACGTGATGCTCCTTGTGGAGAAAAATCTGAAACCAAAGGGAGCCACATTGGGTAGGGTGAAGGTTCTGGAGAGAGAAGACGTTCAAGAGATATTGAAAATAGCCGCAAAATGA
- a CDS encoding radical SAM protein: MPVGGIKGMIYRQAGKLVGSFVRNADVETLGKIFGTLSMFTKEPSKSGLRKLADLAKERHPMVMSWVNVFKKASPKCVEGVINNLIINEFALGEPIRQEKMHEYKTVLPKLLVLSPTYACNLNCVGCYAGLYGRKYELSHDEVRDILRQANDLGIYFFIITGGEPFFWPHLMDIFEEFKDSYFLVYTNGTLIKEETAKKLSELGNVTLSISVEGFETDTDWRRGRGIFKKILEAWERLRRYGVIFGASVTATRMNHDTLMKDEFWDFLKEQGVSYVWVYQFMPVGMNPSMDLVPTPKQRYERFHKLEQIRLSGRFAFVADFWNHGFLTNGCLAAGAKYLHINAKGYVEPCVFQQFAVDSIREKKLIDILRSPFFEAYKRMIPYSDNLFRPCPIIDNPKVFRAMVKSFNAKPQHEGSERIITELAPEIDKLAAEWKKYADKLWYEEGYSEIYPANRGVYNYEVRMRRYADKEKLLAVDKRYRD, translated from the coding sequence ATGCCAGTAGGTGGAATCAAAGGAATGATCTATCGACAGGCAGGAAAACTCGTCGGATCTTTTGTGAGAAACGCCGATGTGGAAACCCTAGGAAAGATATTCGGAACCCTCAGTATGTTCACGAAAGAACCCTCGAAGAGTGGCCTTCGAAAACTTGCAGACCTCGCCAAAGAAAGACATCCCATGGTGATGTCATGGGTCAACGTCTTCAAAAAAGCGAGTCCAAAATGTGTAGAAGGGGTTATAAACAACCTGATCATCAACGAGTTCGCACTCGGAGAACCCATAAGGCAGGAGAAGATGCACGAGTACAAAACCGTCCTTCCAAAACTCCTCGTTCTGAGTCCCACCTACGCATGTAACTTGAACTGTGTTGGATGCTATGCAGGACTCTATGGCAGAAAGTACGAACTTTCCCACGACGAAGTCAGAGACATTTTGAGACAGGCCAACGACCTCGGAATATACTTCTTCATCATCACAGGAGGAGAACCCTTCTTCTGGCCGCACCTGATGGACATCTTTGAAGAGTTCAAGGACAGCTATTTCCTTGTCTATACGAATGGAACGTTGATAAAGGAAGAAACAGCAAAGAAACTATCGGAACTTGGAAACGTGACGCTCTCCATTTCGGTGGAAGGTTTCGAAACAGACACAGACTGGAGAAGAGGAAGAGGCATATTCAAAAAGATCCTCGAAGCGTGGGAAAGATTGAGAAGATATGGTGTAATCTTTGGAGCTTCCGTAACAGCAACCAGAATGAACCACGATACCCTTATGAAAGATGAGTTCTGGGACTTCCTGAAAGAACAAGGTGTCTCCTACGTCTGGGTGTACCAGTTCATGCCCGTTGGAATGAACCCATCCATGGACCTCGTTCCCACGCCAAAACAGAGATACGAGAGGTTCCACAAACTCGAACAGATCAGGCTCAGTGGAAGATTCGCCTTCGTTGCCGATTTCTGGAACCATGGATTCCTCACCAACGGTTGTCTTGCGGCGGGTGCCAAATATCTCCACATAAACGCAAAAGGATATGTGGAACCCTGCGTCTTCCAGCAGTTCGCCGTTGACAGCATCCGTGAAAAGAAACTCATCGACATTCTTAGGTCACCGTTCTTCGAGGCATACAAACGAATGATTCCCTACAGTGACAACCTCTTCAGACCATGCCCAATAATAGACAACCCGAAGGTGTTCAGAGCCATGGTGAAGTCATTCAACGCAAAGCCTCAACATGAGGGTTCTGAGAGAATCATCACCGAACTTGCACCCGAGATCGACAAACTCGCTGCCGAATGGAAGAAGTACGCAGACAAACTCTGGTACGAGGAAGGATACTCCGAAATATACCCGGCAAACAGAGGTGTTTATAACTACGAAGTGAGAATGAGAAGGTACGCAGACAAAGAAAAGCTCCTTGCGGTGGACAAACGTTACAGGGATTGA
- a CDS encoding TetR/AcrR family transcriptional regulator — protein MGSETRRKILEAAKKAFSKYGYDGVSMEEIAREAGVKKALIYYYFPSKDKLFEEVWREALEELENHLFTVTKETNSYFAKIKKFLKSYVDFVLNKSVLNEIIEKEKTTIRFEEKEKWSVLRERYENFIKRVEKLIDEGKEQNYVPKDLDSRAAAELIVNSMGDVPKDQKLLQSIQEMILKGLLNTKTEEGQ, from the coding sequence TTGGGCTCTGAAACAAGGAGAAAGATACTGGAGGCAGCGAAGAAGGCCTTTTCAAAGTATGGATACGACGGTGTCAGCATGGAGGAAATCGCACGAGAGGCAGGTGTGAAAAAGGCTCTCATATACTACTATTTCCCGAGCAAGGACAAACTATTTGAAGAGGTCTGGAGAGAGGCTTTAGAAGAACTGGAAAACCATCTCTTCACCGTTACAAAGGAGACGAACTCCTACTTTGCCAAGATCAAAAAGTTCTTGAAGTCGTACGTTGACTTCGTGTTGAACAAGTCGGTACTGAACGAAATAATAGAGAAGGAGAAAACAACGATCCGCTTCGAGGAGAAAGAAAAGTGGTCGGTTTTGAGAGAAAGATACGAAAACTTCATAAAACGGGTTGAGAAGTTGATAGATGAAGGAAAAGAGCAAAACTACGTACCGAAGGATCTGGACTCGCGAGCCGCCGCAGAACTCATAGTCAATTCGATGGGAGACGTTCCGAAAGACCAGAAGTTGCTTCAGAGTATACAGGAAATGATCCTCAAAGGACTTTTGAACACAAAAACAGAAGAGGGGCAATAG